The genomic DNA ACACATAATGCAGGATGTATCCAACACGCAAAAACAATAtaattatgtatatattatttaAATTCAAGTCTGGTGCAAAGATAACCCTCAGACAGTCAGTCACCCTTGAATCAACATTATTTTGAAGGCTGCTCCTCTTAATTGTTAAAGTGCTGTTAGTATAATTTTCCCCCAACTGCTGAAGTCAAGTACAACCAACTAATTATATATTGTAATAGAGCTTAAGCATTGAGCAAGTTGTTATTTCCTGTGGCTGTCTTGCACAATACAGTTCCTAAGTGAAGCGAGAGCGTACGTGGTGTGCGGGAGGAGATTAGCAAGGCCAAAGACGCCGCTTTTTCCAACACACAACGTGTGGATGGCACGGGCTGCTGCCAGACTGGGCTACAGGTGGCGCTGGGTTCACGCACAGCATGGCGTGGGTGTCTGAGCCCCCTGCGGCAGCATGCCGGCGTACACATACTGCCCCGAGTCAGCTGAGTCACAGGGACAATCtgcttgtgggggaggtgggcACGCTCTCTGCGTGCTTCGAGCAGGAAGTGATTTGTTTctgtgaggaggggggatgAAAGGATGATCAGCCTCACTCTCTCTGACTTGTGTCTACAAGGGACCAAGGGTTGAACCAACATTAAACTCGCCAATCTCAAATGTCCCTGCAACACGAGCGTCTCGGTGCCAGTGGATTGCAGCCAGGTCCCCTGTAGCAGATTTGTGTTCCGCCCATACAGTCTTGGATAGGAAGAAGGTGAGGAGAAGGCAGGAACGCATCTTCCAGATCTCATCAATGCTTCCCAGAGGGGGAAGCGCCCACGCAGCTCAGCTTTCCTGTGGCCTGCGTACACCAGCTGCTGCCCGGTCCACCCTGTCACCAGCACAGCTCTCCTGCTCCCTCCACCACGGCCTGGCCCTGCCCAGGTTACCCGGGTCTCACGCCCGCGTCCCTGTTTTCCCACGCCTCGTTTTGTCACTCTGTGGAAGAACTAGTGCTGTTTGATTTTCCCAGGAAGGAGCTTTTTCCATTCCCACCTCATGCACACACTTGCACTCAGAATGGGACGGAGTTAACCTTTTTATCCTCCTTaacacttttgtttttcagtgcaGTTCATTCAAGTGCAGGTCCACAGAAACCAGACGGTGCTACCAAGAATCCACTTCTGTTCTCAAAATTTGCTCttcaacaacaccccccccctttGTAAATTCCTTAGTTCCCTCCATTTACTCCGGTGTTGCCCACTGAGCTCCGGCAGTAACCACCGCTGTGCTCATCGATCAGGTTTCATTAGAGCTTATTTGATTTTCCCCATCCTTCAGCTACTAGAATCCATTTTCCTCCATCGACTATGCTTGAGCAAATAATCTACTCTTTTAAATAAAGCAATCCTCTGGTGCAAATGGGGGCATGTTTGGCTTTTGTTTGAGAATATGAGTCGTGTACCGGTAATTCAATCATTTGATCGGCAGCCAGAGTCCTTTTAGGCACAGGACCCCTGCTGTTGCTCAAGTCAGGCGGCACTTTAGAAGTACATACTGGACACATGTCGAATAAACCcgtaattaaattaaattaaatctttGTGGTTTGTGCACCTCCtaagaattaaaagaaaatagacAGGATGtgaaacatttcaaaaagaTTGCACCAACACTTGTAGTCCTCGCTGTTGGAGGCACCACTCAGGTCAGCTCAGACCAAGAACCAATCCAAATGCAGCATTTCATGAATAAACGGTATCAGTCACATTAAAAATTTCAGTCTATACAGTTTGGTTTTCATCTGGATGTAAACGTAAGAACAGGAATGACATGGAACTTACTGCAGCATTTCAATCAGCAGAGATGTTAAAGTGTGTTGATTGAATGTTATGATTAATGAAGCTgaattctgttttcttttgcatgTGTGATTGAATTCAACACATGGTAAACGGGGAAAAACAATTTCTCCTAATTACAGGAAGCATATGTGTTAACCTTGATGCATAATTGCAAACCAACTATGGAATTAACAGCAACATATTATTTGTTATATTTTGATGGAAAAGAATGGTGAACATGTGAGTTCGGCTCTCTGAATATAGCATTTACACTGCAGAGGAGGGAGATTAGCCATCTGAGAGAAGACCTGCCAGGATTTTATCGTATTTTCATAGGGCGGAAACAGCAGCGGGGGGGGATTTACTACTACAAGGTTACCTTTCATATAGGAAAGATTACTGGACCTGGGGAGGTTAGCTCACTTatgttttaatgatttattaTCTGTCCTCCTACAAATCGGCGTCATACGGTGCTGGGGTGACACATGAAAGCTGCGTGGGTGGTTGTAGGATTTGTTttcacgcatgtgtgtgtgtgtgtgtgtgtgtgtgctgctttgAGGGGACACATCTGCGTTGGTGCAGTCGTGATTCCTCTTCCCTTGTAAAATATATGTCAGCGTAAATAAGCTTTCCATCCTGATAAGACGCGGGATTCCCCTTTATTCTCTGCTTTCCAGGATGCTTTGttccctgtgtgtgcgtgcgtgttttgTACAGATAAAATGAAGACTGCAGAGTTTGAAGCAGAGATGAGACGGTGAAGAAAAGAGGGGGCagccttccctccctcccctcatgTTTCGTCAGTCTGTATTCGCCTTACTTCCCAGTTTGATGTCACACTCAGTAGACCAGTCAGAGCGCTTGGACGTGCCCGTTTTTATTGGCTGGCTCCTCCCCTTCCCACTGTCCCTCATATATCTCACACCACTATGTTGAGCAGATTGTACAATGTGCTGCCACAGAGCCAGCAGGCAGTGTGCAGAGACACgaccagaggaggcagagagggggaaagTGAGTGGATTTCAGCGCTGACTTAAAAAGCCTTCATCTGACACGCTTCAGCCATTTCTTCAGTCTCATATAAgcttccttttttccttctgcctttgttttttttttcttcttctgtttttccaggCTGGGGCTGACAAACAACGGGTCGAACGGAGCCAAAGCTACAGTCTGGGTTCGGGATCTGGAAACCGTCAGCATCGGAATGGGTTGTACTACCAGCCACCTGGCCTGCCAAAACCAGCCCCACACCGGTTCTGGGCAGGAAGCTCAATCACTGGAAGCTGGTGCTTCCAAAGTGCCTGAGGTGCTCTCCTCGCTGGAGCGTCTGTCTCAGGCCACCGGCGGCATGGAAAAGTCCTGGTACCGCTGCATCTTTCCCTTCGGAATCATCTCTTTGGTGATCGGCATAGCTGGGACAGGTGTCACCTACACCTACAATGACCTGCCTCAGACCAAAGTGGTGTCTGTGGTCCTGCTTGTCAtgggtcttctgctgctgctggtggccacCGCTTTTTGGACTGTccacaagaagaagaggaggaaaaagaaagaaggaggaTCCTTTAACTCCGAGCAGTGTCCCCTGTGAAGCACACGTTGGGGAGAACAGCAAGAGAACCTTGACAGGAGAGACACAACTGGGGCTTGGAGCTCAGGGGTCTGGTATAAAAGTTGCCACTTTACCTCTCAGCCCTAAATCCCCCCCTCCCAATTCTTCGCTGGCACAACTTTTACTGGAGAGTAATCGAGGGTGgtaggacagacagacagacagacagacacagagacaggcaggcaggcaggactCTGGAGGACCTGTATGCAAGGTCTGGAATATTTTGGATCGGAAAGGTATGATCACAAATACCTAACACGCATCATTAGAAGTGTCCAGTGTCAAAACAACTTAACAGCAGTAAAACAAATATGCACGGGCACATGCTCCATAGGGTCCTCACTGACATATGCACAAGAATACTACGGATAGCTATGCAGAGCGGCTGTCGGAGTCCGTGCTGACGTCACTAAACACGTCAGTGACAGCATTCCTCCTCCCCGAACAGGTGACTCCGTGAGAGGCCAGAAGTGGGCCAAACAAGCAACCTGAAACCCGGCAGTGCACCCGCGTCAGCGACCAGCATCATTCGCTCATCCTGTGACACCGCAGCAATGTGATTGGGGCTTTTTTTATGCAATGGCAAAGTGGAACTCGAGTCAAGTAGGATCTGACTGGCATCCGTGCAGACCATGGGccggggagggcgggggggatCTACAGGGGGAAATGGAAATGAGTTAAAGAACTTTAACCTTGTTATTGGGAAACAAAAGTTTTGCACggacaacacaacagaaactTTTTGTAGAGCCGCTTGCGTGTCAGGTTCAACAATAGTGGCTGTTGTTTCAAACGATACCGCCCATTTGGATGTGCGAGCAAGCGGACTTGTCTCAGCGGGACGCCTCGTCTCTACCAACAAGGATTACTAAAGGACACTGACCGAAGAGACGTGTCAGTGCAACACTTGACTGATCCTGCTCCCCCAGGCCCCCCCTCCCATGTGGTGCCTTGTGCTAGCCTCATGGAAAAAGGCTCTGATGCATTCCCCCGTTTCTATATGAACTGAACCCTGCCGCTCTCTTACTCTCCTCACCTCTTCCATCCCATTTGCCTTCGTTTCCCCTCACACACCCATTGTGATATCGCCCTGAATGGATTGCATTCATCCTTTGGATGCACATGTTCAGACGCTGAAATGGACATCAAGGCTGCCAGACCTTTGGCTTTATCTCGCTGTGCCTAAGAAAGTCgattattctctctctccctgtctaaTCGTGGAAAGAAACAGAATCTCCGTCACTCTGAAAATAGAACGCTCCAGACTCTGGACTTTCCCTTTCCTTCACCTTATCTTTCAGAGTGAAGGAACGAACATATCTGCCTTTAGCTATTGCAAAGAACTGCTTTCTACTGGTGTGCGGGCTCTCCCGACGAGACACCCCATGGCACGTTGTCCTTGTCTTAAACATTCTTGCCTGCAACACGTCTTGGTGGACACAAGAAGCTAAAAATAGCCGTTAAAGAAGGATTAAAGTAGTGTGTGGCTTGTGTTTTCAGGTGACCGATTGTGCTTTTACCCTTGACAACCATTATTGATCATGATTACGTTGATGGTGATTTCGCCCTAGTAGCCGTGTTGAATGCGTCTATGCATCAAAAGCTGGTTGTTAATGTGTAATGTTAAAAGCTTGCCAGTTATGTCGATGCTTCTAACCTCCCAGCTTTAGCATACGCGCAATGGATCAGACCtgtccaacaacaacaaaaaaattaaatcctgcttagtgtgcatgtgtgcgtcaCAGGTGTTGACAGCCAAAAGGAAGAAGGGGAAATTAAGAGGAACTCATGGAAAAGGAGAAGCGGGGAAATAATTATGTTGGGGTTTTTTATGCTGGAATGGCGTGCCATCTATTAAAGCTCTGATGGAATTCGGCGCATTAGTGTCAGAGGTGGTAATAAAACCGGCTGTTATGTTTATAGCTAACATAGATCAGCTGGTGAAGCACATGCATAATGTGCACTCAAGCCAGCCCTTTTTTCATTCAAGGTAAACCTCACAGGAAATGCTGGTGGATGATTGAGTTTATTTAATATGTCTATGGGAACTGGTCATATTAAATAAGCCCGGGACAGCAGCTGACCAGGCAGGTGCCTCATGCGTTAGTTCAAATGTTATGAGTCACACTCCATGTTGTATTTTGCTCATTTTAATCATGCATATGTCACGAAAACTGATAGAAGTACCAGACATCGATTTCCCTTCTGCCTtctggaaaaaaatgaaaggggAAAATCTACCTCTCCCAGCTGCAGGGGAAATATTATATGTCCCAATAGACAGTCTCGCTGTCTTGCCTAAGCTATTTGCCACTCCACCGAGTGACATTAAATATGTTTATTTGCCCGGCCTCTAGTATTTGGTGCTGTACATATATGATTATTTTCTACTGTTATATTTCTACATATCTGTACATTTTGCCTGTAATAAATGAATGTGACTTGAGTTGCCTGCAATGCTCTACTTTTATTTCGCTTGATGAAGCTGTGATTCCTTCCCTGCTGGTTTATATTGGAATATAATGACGTCTTGGAAGATTTGCTGAATTCGACCGTCTTAGCTAAGCAAACCCGCTAGTGTCAGGTGGAAAATGAGACTCCCTCTACTGACAAATATGAGAAATATCCAATATGTAGGAATCTGTTCTCAAGAGGCAATAACAAACGCAGACATGTTTTAATACTTTAATATGACATCAGATATGTTAGCATCCAATCTTTGAGTTTTTTGTATCTTAGCATTGAAATACTGAGTCCCCCTCCATGGGTGCTAGACTCTACAGAAAAAGTTTCTacagaaaaagagggaaagggGGAAGTTAGGAACTGGTATATAGGTGTAGAATTCCTGGATTCTAACCACTCAAAATTCCTCAAAAAACCTCAAAATTCAGTGGAAGGATTTGTGTTCATTGGTTAAAATTCAATACATTTTCCTTTCACTGTCACTTTACAGTCACTACATTTTTTAAGCTAATATCCTCTtctgagtctttttttttaaatggtaaaaacagtttttttgttAAGCACTTTTCACCAGGTGGCTGCTATAGAAACTCAGTAAGGCTTTCTCTTTCAGTAAAACTTGTTTTTACATGTTTACCATCTCAACATCAGTGAAGCCAAcatggggagagagagcagataGTGGTCATTCGCTTTGCTGGGATCAGCAGAGATTGCAGGAAACCAGATGGGAGCAACTCATCCGTCTGCCCCTTTCAAATTTGACTTTCCTTGTACTGAATTACTCAAATGGACACAGCAGCGCATTTCCAGCGGCTCTGTTGTTTCTAAATTACATCTCTGTAGGATTTTGCATTGTCTGCTTCGGTGGCACATGCCTGCCTGGCCCGATTTAATGAAATCCCATTAATTATAATAGAAACAAACGCGATTAGCCATTTCATTTAATCCTTCAAACACTGGCAAACAGTGAGATAGCATTGTGCTGGCACGTGCACGCTATTGATCATTTCTAAGAGGAAAATATGTGACGTTCTCCTATCCATCACAACTGCAGACAATCTTACATTAAAATTTCATCTTTTTAATTGACAGGAAATATCAGCATTTCAAACCACATGAACTTCCAATTGATCTGCACCATTAGCCATGGTGTGAAGTTATCACTCTCTCCTCTTCACTTTGATTCAAACTTAATTTCTTCCGGCGGTATGCAGAATATGTATAATGAGCATACATATTCTCATAAATTATGAATAATGATGATGGGACATAATTAT from Takifugu rubripes chromosome 5, fTakRub1.2, whole genome shotgun sequence includes the following:
- the LOC105416448 gene encoding transmembrane protein 100; the encoded protein is MGCTTSHLACQNQPHTGSGQEAQSLEAGASKVPEVLSSLERLSQATGGMEKSWYRCIFPFGIISLVIGIAGTGVTYTYNDLPQTKVVSVVLLVMGLLLLLVATAFWTVHKKKRRKKKEGGSFNSEQCPL